From Bos mutus isolate GX-2022 chromosome 5, NWIPB_WYAK_1.1, whole genome shotgun sequence, one genomic window encodes:
- the OR9K2 gene encoding LOW QUALITY PROTEIN: olfactory receptor 9K2 (The sequence of the model RefSeq protein was modified relative to this genomic sequence to represent the inferred CDS: inserted 3 bases in 2 codons) — MGDKGAGNHSDVTDFILIGFRVRPELHILLFLLFLLVYGMVLLGNISMIGIIVTDSQLNTPMYFFLGNLSFIDLSYSTVIAPKAMVNFMSEKKTVSFVGCAAQFFXFALFIVTEGFVLAAMAYDRFIAICNPLLYSVHMSRRLCTQLVAGSYFCGWVSSILQVSVTFSVSFCASRVIDHFFCDSYQIEKISCSNLFVNKMVSLSLATCIILPTVVVIVVSYMYIVTTVLKIPSSEGRKKAFSTCSSHLGVVSLLYGTVXFMYLTPPSNPELRKVVSVFYILVTPMLNPLIYSLRNKDVKQALRKILWKKKSLS; from the exons ATGGGTGACAAGGGAGCAGGCAACCATTCAGATGTAACTGACTTCATTCTTATAGGCTTCAGGGTCCGTCCAGAGCTCCacattctcctcttcctcctattCCTGCTTGTCTATGGCATGGTCCTTTTGGGGAACATTAGTATGATTGGCATCATTGTGACTGACTCCCAGCTGAACACACCAATGTATTTCTTTCTAGGCAATCTCTCCTTCATTGACCTCTCCTACTCCACTGTTATTGCACCTAAGGCCATGGTCAACTTCATGTCTGAGAAAAAGACTGTCTCTTTTGTAGGGTGTGCTGCCCAGTTCTT TTTTGCACTCTTCATTGTAACAGAAGGGTTTGTCCTGGCggccatggcctatgaccgcttcATTGCCATCTGCAACCCTCTTCTTTACAGTGTCCATATGTCAAGACGCCTTTGCACTCAGCTGGTGGCTGGTTCCTATTTCTGTGGTTGGGTCAGTTCCATTCTCCAAGTCAGTGTAACATTCTCAGTGTCTTTCTGTGCCTCCCGAGTCATTGATCACTTCTTCTGTGATTCTTACCAAATTGAGAAGATCTCCTGTTCTAATCTTTTTGTCAATAAGATGGTATCTCTTAGTTTGGCTACCTGCATtattttgcccacagtagttgtTATTGTAGTATCTTACATGTATATTGTAACCACAGTCTTGAAGATACCCTCCagtgaagggagaaagaaagcctTCTCCACTTGCAGCTCCCATCTGGGGGTGGTAAGCTTGCTTTATGGGACTG TCTTTATGTATCTCACACCTCCAAGCAATCCTGAACTTCGTAAAGTGGTTTCAGTATTTTACATATTGGTTACACCCATGTTAAACCCTCTGATTTACTCTCTAAGAAACAAAGATGTCAAACAAGCTTTGAGAAAAATCTTATGGAAGAAAAAATCTTTATCCTAA
- the LOC102265687 gene encoding LOW QUALITY PROTEIN: olfactory receptor 6C4-like (The sequence of the model RefSeq protein was modified relative to this genomic sequence to represent the inferred CDS: inserted 1 base in 1 codon), producing MNPPQVVIFIFLFLAYLLSILGNLTIIMLTLVVPHLKTPMCFFLRNFSFLEVSFTSIFIPRLLTSLTTGNKVISFAGCLTQYFFAILLGATEFYLLTSMSYDHYVAICKPLHYLTIMSSRVCIQLVFCSWLALGALAILPTIILKSQMGFCASNVLNQYYCDYRPLLEVACSDTSLLELIVIFLAVLTLVATLLLVTLSYTYIIRTILRITSAQQRTKASATCSSYMIVISLSYGSCIFLYMNPSPKKEXNFDKEISLLMTSVSPLLNPFIYTLKNQQVNQAFKNTIKKLQNFNNHNLLF from the exons atgaatccaccacag GTGGTGATATTCATCTTTCTGTTCCTCGCCTACTTGCTAAGCATCTTAGGAAATCTGACTATCATCATGCTCACTCTGGTAGTCCCTCACCTCAAGACTCCCATGTGTTTCTTCCTCCGGAATTTCTCCTTCTTAGAAGTTTCTTTCACATCCATTTTTATTCCCAGGCTTCTGACCAGCTTGACAACAGGAAATAAAGTCATCAGCTTTGCTGGCTGCCTGACTCAGTATTTTTTTGCTATACTCCTTGGGGCAACAGAGTTTTACCTCCTGACTTCTATGTCCTATGAccactatgtggccatctgcaaacccCTGCATTACCTGACCATCATGAGCAGCAGAGTCTGCATACAACTGGTGTTCTGCTCCTGGCTAGCCCTGGGAGCCCTGGCTATCTTGCCAACAATTATCCTGAAAAGCCAGATGGGTTTCTGTGCCTCCAATGTTCTGAATCAATATTATTGTGACTATAGACCCCTCCTAGAGGTTGCCTGCTCAGACACAAGCCTTTTAGAATTAATAGTCATCTTCTTAGCTGTTTTGACTCTGGTGGCTACTCTTTTGCTGGTGACACTTTCTTATACATATATTATCAGGACCATTCTGAGGATTACTTCTGCCCAGCAAAGGACAAAGGCTTCTGCCACTTGTTCCTCCTACATGATTGTCATCTCACTCTCTTATGGCAGCTGCATCTTTTTATACATGAACCCATCACCAAAAAAGG GGAATTTCGACAAGGAAATATCTCTGCTCATGACTTCAGTTAGCCCTTTGTTGAACCCCTTTATTTATACCCTAAAGAATCAGCAGGTGAATCAAGCTTTTAAGAACaccattaaaaaattacaaaattttaataatcataatttattattttaa